In the Engystomops pustulosus chromosome 2, aEngPut4.maternal, whole genome shotgun sequence genome, one interval contains:
- the NHS gene encoding actin remodeling regulator NHS isoform X4 has product MLLGQRPKNPIPNVPSTLDKQTNWNKVLPLPTPEEKMKQDSQVITSCIIPINVSGVGFDREASIRCSLVHSQSVLQRRRKLRRRKTISGIPRRVQQEIDSDESPVARDRNVIVHTNPDIANSSNRRSGTRDTECQTEDFLIAAPSRRRIRAQRGQGVASLSHSAGNIAALTESGDQMFTTTVSNRIRSRSLPREGARASNEHDCVAQSSNYKDDCYLTGSDRSLKKKQGGLTGQCSPEHQSLGLVYSHHSPPLERGRSRLSRMADSGSCDISSNSDTFGSPVHSISTAGVLLSTHMDHKDDHQSSSGNWSGSSSTCPSQTSETIPPAASPPLTGSSHCDSELSLNTAPHAGEDSNLFTIEQYNDDHLDSIRAHRASSFTSTVADLLDDPNNSNTSDSEWNYLHHHHDSSCRQDFSPQHLRGDGLGCPSFTSMGTYDSFLEKPASEKADTSSHFSVDNEGYYTSMHFDCGLNSNRSYVCNYAQSGTENDRDTGVSSMGSDCVWQHYGDHRGEGRQNMSFKKPKAKPSPPKRSSSLRISDDHTDDSDMKEPKITSVQQVLHTSREMMLPLEISNTPSRTEGFSPPNQQDVSWVSQEDNDSNSTQFITPEIPSYKEEGGEQHHYADLWLLNDLKSSDPYRSLSNSSTATGTTVIECIKSPESSESQNSQPESPATTPSLPSVENEFKLASPEKLAGLASPSSGYSSQSETPTSSFPTPFFSGPLSPGGNKRKPKVPERKSSLQHPSKCGNLFLGKEIELPTIPPTHHHLSALHVLHKPLPYRPQVHAFSHVNQNLPEDELNPNSSPALAITPSVLKSVHLRSVNKQNRESRLKECTNILCTQDPTIIVETYPPEKTSVPAPRKSILRQFSTEEAMLPYIDASPVDTSPEMFFQGSALFTGHGLYKPEVTAPLINKAKETEPEKHPKYRAEEIIEETIFTAQPETITKYVMDYSVNISDVATEQKRPSQEEWHLKPEQESQLHCEPLVISEPVKIVNTGVNIKDRSAEVSSLPRNEPNISNNNKVPGKTLNFESEISTLNPLSDECPEQEYEIVSGIPTQSASDDSKGEDIMESIDDISWKETSMSEDSLVSPMSEDSQADSDDVFISPNKPRTTEDLFAVIHRSKRKVLGRKDSGEGSVKSKTRALPLSAPVPVPAPAPAPVQQPTPPGSQRSAGLIYRNAKKSNTSNEEFKLLLLKKGSRSDTSYRMSATEILKSPVTPKSIGDLPLDSSSSEEPGQLSPGSDAFSPLSPCSPRVISEGFSTKTAASRVGRSRVPPVASSSRYSVRCRLYNAPMQAISEGETENSDGSPHDDRSSQSST; this is encoded by the exons ATGCTTTTAGGTCAGCGGCCAAAAAATCCAATCCCTAATGTCCCATCTACACTGGATAAACAGACTAACTGGAATAAAGTATTACCTCTCCCCACACCTGAGGAGAAGATGAAACAAGATTCCCAAGTGATCACTTCTTGCATTATCCCTATCAATGTTTCTG GTGTTGGTTTTGACAGAGAAGCAAGTATACGCTGCTCCTTAGTTCATTCACAATCAGTTCTGCAGCGTAGACGGAAACTTAGGAGGAGAAAAACCATATCAGGAATTCCTAGAAGAGTTCAACAAGAAATAG ATTCCGATGAGTCTCCTGTAGCCCGAGATCGAAATGTTATAGTTCATACCAATCCTGATATTGCAAATTCTTCAAATAGGAGATCAGGAACTCGTGATACAGAGTGCCAAACTGAAGACTTTCTAATTGCTGCTCCATCAAGGAGGCGAATCAGAGCTCAAAGAGGCCAAGGAGTTGCGTCACTCTCTCATTCAGCAGGAAACATTGCGGCCCTAACTGAGTCTGGAGACCAAATGTTCACCACAACAGTCTCTAATAGGATTCGTTCTCGCAGTCTTCCCAGAGAAGGTGCTAGAGCAAGCAATGAACATGACTGTGTTGCTCAGTCTTCAAACTATAAAGATGATTGCTATTTAACAGGATCAGATAGGTCACTTAAGAAGAAGCAAGGCGGCTTAACTGGTCAGTGTTCTCCAGAACACCAGTCATTAGGGTTAGTATATTCTCACCATAGTCCACCATTAGAGAGAGGTAGATCAAGGCTATCTAGAATGGCAGATTCAGGCAGTTGTGACATTTCCTCAAATTCTGACACATTTGGAAGCCCTGTTCACTCCATTTCTACTGCTGGGGTGTTACTCAGCACACACATGGATCACAAAGATGATCATCAGTCATCTAGTGGTAACTGGAGTGGAAGCAGTTCTACGTGTCCATCCCAGACATCAGAAACAATTCCTCCGGCAGCTTCTCCCCCACTGACTGGGTCTTCACATTGTGATTCTGAGTTATCTTTAAATACTGCTCCCCATGCAGGTGAAGATTCAAATCTATTTACCATTGAGCAATACAATGATGACCACTTGGACAGCATACGAGCCCACAGGGCAAGCTCCTTTACATCAACTGTAGCAGATTTGCTTGATGACCCAAATAACAGTAACACAAGTGACAGTGAATGGAATTATCTTCATCATCACCATGATTCATCGTGTCGTCAAGATTTTAGCCCACAGCACTTAAGGGGAGATGGCCTTGGCTGCCCAAGTTTTACTAGTATGGGCACATATGATAGTTTTCTTGAAAAGCCAGCTTCAGAGAAAGCAGATACATCATCTCATTTCTCTGTGGACAATGAAGGATACTATACCTCCATGCATTTTGACTGTGGTCTTAACAGTAACAGAAGTTATGTATGTAACTATGCACAGTCAGGGACTGAGAATGACCGAGATACAGGTGTTTCTTCCATGGGTTCAGACTGTGTTTGGCAACATTATGGAGATCACAGAGGAGAAGGAAGACAGAACATGTCGTTTAAGAAACCAAAGGCAAAGCCGTCACCACCAAAACGAAGCTCATCTCTGAGAATTTCTGATGACCACACAGATGATTCTGACATGAAAGAACCAAAGATAACTAGTGTGCAGCAAGTGCTTCACACCTCCAGGGAAATGATGCTACCACTTGAGATTTCAAATACACCTTCAAGAACAGAAGGCTTTTCTCCACCAAACCAACAGGATGTTTCTTGGGTCAGTCAGGAAGATAATGATTCAAATAGTACTCAATTTATTACTCCAGAAATTCCATCATATAAAGAGGAAGGAGGGGAACAGCATCACTATGCAGATCTGTGGCTCCTCAATGACTTGAAATCAAGTGATCCTTATAGGTCTTTATCAAACTCAAGCACTGCTACAGGTACTACTGTCATAGAATGCATCAAATCACCAGAAAGTTCAGAGTCACAAAATTCCCAGCCTGAATCTCCTGCCACCACTCCTTCCCTTCCTTCAGTTGAGAATGAATTCAAATTAGCTTCACCAGAAAAGCTGGCTGGATTAGCATCTCCATCAAGTGGTTATTCAAGTCAGTCTGAAACACCTACTTCATCCTTTCCTACTCCTTTCTTCTCAGGACCATTGTCACCTGGTGGTAACAAAAGAAAACCAAAGGTCCCAGAAAGGAAGTCCTCTTTACAGCATCCATCTAAATGTGGAAATCTCTTTCTAGGCAAAGAAATAGAACTTCCAACTATACCTCCTACACATCATCACCTAAGTGCTCTTCATGTGTTGCATAAACCTTTGCCATACAGACCACAAGTACATGCTTTTAGCCATGTCAATCAAAATCTGCCAGAGGATGAACTTAATCCAAACTCATCACCTGCCCTTGCCATAACACCTTCAGTGCTAAAATCTGTCCATCTAAGATCAGTCAACAAGCAAAACAGGGAGTCCAGACTCAAAGAATGCACTAACATATTGTGTACACAAGATCCTACAATAATTGTTGAGACATATCCCCCTGAAAAAACAAGTGTGCCAGCTCCTAGGAAATCAATACTACGCCAGTTCTCTACTGAGGAAGCCATGCTACCATATATTGATGCATCACCTGTTGATACAAGCCCAGAAATGTTTTTCCAAGGAAGCGCTCTCTTTACAGGACATGGTTTATACAAACCAGAGGTTACAGCACCTTTGATTAACAAAGCTAAAGAAACCGAACCAGAAAAACATCCAAAGTATCGGGCTGAAGAAATTATAGAAGAAACTATTTTCACAGCACAACCAGAAACCATTACAAAATATGTAATGGATTACTCTGTCAATATTAGTGATGTTGCTACTGAGCAAAAGAGACCTTCCCAAGAGGAATGGCACCTCAAACCAGAACAAGAATCACAATTACATTGTGAACCATTAGTTATATCTGAGCCTGTCAAAATAGTTAACACTGGGGTTAATATAAAAGACAGAAGTGCTGAGGTGTCTTCATTGCCCAGAAATGAGCCTAACATAAGCAACAATAACAAAGTGCCTGGAAAAACTCTCAACTTTGAATCAGAGATCTCAACTTTAAATCCACTCAGTGACGAATGTCCAGAGCAGGAATATGAAATTGTATCAGGTATTCCTACCCAAAGTGCCTCAGATGACAGCAAAGGGGAAGACATAATGGAAAGCATTGATGACATCTCATGGAAAG AAACCTCTATGAGCGAAGACTCACTTGTATCACCAATGAGTGAGGATTCCCAAGCTGACAGTGACGATGTGTTTATATCACCTAACAAACCCCGCACTACTGAGGATCTATTTGCAGTCATCCATAG ATCTAAAAGGAAAGTTTTGGGCAGGAAAGATTCTGGAGAGGGAAGTGTTAAAAGCAAAACAAGAGCTTTACCATTATCTGCACCTGTACCAGTACCAGCACCAGCACCTGCACCAGTCCAACAGCCTACACCACCAGGTTCTCAGCGGTCTGCAGGTCTTATCTACAGGAATGCCAAAAAATCAAATACATCAAATGAAGAATTTAAGCTGCTCCTCTTGAAAAAGGGCAGCAGGTCTGATACCAGTTACCGCATGTCAGCTACAGAAATACTGAAGAGCCCAGTAACTCCTAAGTCGATTGGAGATTTACCCCTTGACTCCTCTAGCTCTGAAGAACCTGGACAGTTGTCCCCTGGTAGTGATGCTTTTTCACCATTATCACCATGTTCTCCTAGGGTCATTTCTGAAGGGTTTTCAACAAAGACTGCCGCCTCTAGAGTCGGAAGGTCTCGTGTGCCACCGGTTGCAAGCAGCAGCCGTTACAGTGTTAGGTGCCGGCTATACAATGCTCCAATGCAGGCCATTTCTGAAGGTGAGACAGAGAATTCAGATGGCAGTCCTCACGATGACAGATCTTCACAAAGCTCAACGTAG
- the NHS gene encoding actin remodeling regulator NHS isoform X1 — translation MPFAKRIVEPQWLCRHAVVQVEGSCCRDQGEEQKQQHPRGNAREELVASSGQVPSEERDPLSADGKEKDVATLDLCVVSNVAMSRILRQLSDLARHACSIFHELEADIQVTARRVRTLQGKIGTVQQVVSSLDPKQETVPVSNLDAESKLNVYYKTSWHQQRNIFLPTTRPPCVEELHRHAKQSLRALRREQRTRADNRERRFMGSGFAAPPFPSYPAAHTIKRREVKERQEHHIVPFNRTRPPSPTECCHLTPWSRKAHPPQEEDDMLLGQRPKNPIPNVPSTLDKQTNWNKVLPLPTPEEKMKQDSQVITSCIIPINVSGVGFDREASIRCSLVHSQSVLQRRRKLRRRKTISGIPRRVQQEIDSDESPVARDRNVIVHTNPDIANSSNRRSGTRDTECQTEDFLIAAPSRRRIRAQRGQGVASLSHSAGNIAALTESGDQMFTTTVSNRIRSRSLPREGARASNEHDCVAQSSNYKDDCYLTGSDRSLKKKQGGLTGQCSPEHQSLGLVYSHHSPPLERGRSRLSRMADSGSCDISSNSDTFGSPVHSISTAGVLLSTHMDHKDDHQSSSGNWSGSSSTCPSQTSETIPPAASPPLTGSSHCDSELSLNTAPHAGEDSNLFTIEQYNDDHLDSIRAHRASSFTSTVADLLDDPNNSNTSDSEWNYLHHHHDSSCRQDFSPQHLRGDGLGCPSFTSMGTYDSFLEKPASEKADTSSHFSVDNEGYYTSMHFDCGLNSNRSYVCNYAQSGTENDRDTGVSSMGSDCVWQHYGDHRGEGRQNMSFKKPKAKPSPPKRSSSLRISDDHTDDSDMKEPKITSVQQVLHTSREMMLPLEISNTPSRTEGFSPPNQQDVSWVSQEDNDSNSTQFITPEIPSYKEEGGEQHHYADLWLLNDLKSSDPYRSLSNSSTATGTTVIECIKSPESSESQNSQPESPATTPSLPSVENEFKLASPEKLAGLASPSSGYSSQSETPTSSFPTPFFSGPLSPGGNKRKPKVPERKSSLQHPSKCGNLFLGKEIELPTIPPTHHHLSALHVLHKPLPYRPQVHAFSHVNQNLPEDELNPNSSPALAITPSVLKSVHLRSVNKQNRESRLKECTNILCTQDPTIIVETYPPEKTSVPAPRKSILRQFSTEEAMLPYIDASPVDTSPEMFFQGSALFTGHGLYKPEVTAPLINKAKETEPEKHPKYRAEEIIEETIFTAQPETITKYVMDYSVNISDVATEQKRPSQEEWHLKPEQESQLHCEPLVISEPVKIVNTGVNIKDRSAEVSSLPRNEPNISNNNKVPGKTLNFESEISTLNPLSDECPEQEYEIVSGIPTQSASDDSKGEDIMESIDDISWKETSMSEDSLVSPMSEDSQADSDDVFISPNKPRTTEDLFAVIHRSKRKVLGRKDSGEGSVKSKTRALPLSAPVPVPAPAPAPVQQPTPPGSQRSAGLIYRNAKKSNTSNEEFKLLLLKKGSRSDTSYRMSATEILKSPVTPKSIGDLPLDSSSSEEPGQLSPGSDAFSPLSPCSPRVISEGFSTKTAASRVGRSRVPPVASSSRYSVRCRLYNAPMQAISEGETENSDGSPHDDRSSQSST, via the exons CTGTCTCAAACCTGGATGCTGAGAGCAAACTCAATGTTTATTACAAGACATCCTGGCATCAGCAGAGAAACATTTTCTTACCTACAACTAGACCCCCCTGTGTGGAGGAGTTGCACCGCCATGCCAAGCAAAGTCTGCGAGCCCTGCGGAGGG AGCAGCGGACCCGTGCAGACAACAGAGAAAGACGGTTTATGGGCTCTGGTTTTGCCGCACCTCCGTTTCCTTCATATCCAGCAGCTCATACTATTAAAAGACGTGAAGTAAAGGAACGACAGGAACATCACATTGTACCA TTTAACAGAACCCGTCCGCCCTCCCCCACTGAATGTTGCCATTTGACCCCATGGAGTAGAAAG GCCCATCCACCTCAGGAGGAAGATGATATGCTTTTAGGTCAGCGGCCAAAAAATCCAATCCCTAATGTCCCATCTACACTGGATAAACAGACTAACTGGAATAAAGTATTACCTCTCCCCACACCTGAGGAGAAGATGAAACAAGATTCCCAAGTGATCACTTCTTGCATTATCCCTATCAATGTTTCTG GTGTTGGTTTTGACAGAGAAGCAAGTATACGCTGCTCCTTAGTTCATTCACAATCAGTTCTGCAGCGTAGACGGAAACTTAGGAGGAGAAAAACCATATCAGGAATTCCTAGAAGAGTTCAACAAGAAATAG ATTCCGATGAGTCTCCTGTAGCCCGAGATCGAAATGTTATAGTTCATACCAATCCTGATATTGCAAATTCTTCAAATAGGAGATCAGGAACTCGTGATACAGAGTGCCAAACTGAAGACTTTCTAATTGCTGCTCCATCAAGGAGGCGAATCAGAGCTCAAAGAGGCCAAGGAGTTGCGTCACTCTCTCATTCAGCAGGAAACATTGCGGCCCTAACTGAGTCTGGAGACCAAATGTTCACCACAACAGTCTCTAATAGGATTCGTTCTCGCAGTCTTCCCAGAGAAGGTGCTAGAGCAAGCAATGAACATGACTGTGTTGCTCAGTCTTCAAACTATAAAGATGATTGCTATTTAACAGGATCAGATAGGTCACTTAAGAAGAAGCAAGGCGGCTTAACTGGTCAGTGTTCTCCAGAACACCAGTCATTAGGGTTAGTATATTCTCACCATAGTCCACCATTAGAGAGAGGTAGATCAAGGCTATCTAGAATGGCAGATTCAGGCAGTTGTGACATTTCCTCAAATTCTGACACATTTGGAAGCCCTGTTCACTCCATTTCTACTGCTGGGGTGTTACTCAGCACACACATGGATCACAAAGATGATCATCAGTCATCTAGTGGTAACTGGAGTGGAAGCAGTTCTACGTGTCCATCCCAGACATCAGAAACAATTCCTCCGGCAGCTTCTCCCCCACTGACTGGGTCTTCACATTGTGATTCTGAGTTATCTTTAAATACTGCTCCCCATGCAGGTGAAGATTCAAATCTATTTACCATTGAGCAATACAATGATGACCACTTGGACAGCATACGAGCCCACAGGGCAAGCTCCTTTACATCAACTGTAGCAGATTTGCTTGATGACCCAAATAACAGTAACACAAGTGACAGTGAATGGAATTATCTTCATCATCACCATGATTCATCGTGTCGTCAAGATTTTAGCCCACAGCACTTAAGGGGAGATGGCCTTGGCTGCCCAAGTTTTACTAGTATGGGCACATATGATAGTTTTCTTGAAAAGCCAGCTTCAGAGAAAGCAGATACATCATCTCATTTCTCTGTGGACAATGAAGGATACTATACCTCCATGCATTTTGACTGTGGTCTTAACAGTAACAGAAGTTATGTATGTAACTATGCACAGTCAGGGACTGAGAATGACCGAGATACAGGTGTTTCTTCCATGGGTTCAGACTGTGTTTGGCAACATTATGGAGATCACAGAGGAGAAGGAAGACAGAACATGTCGTTTAAGAAACCAAAGGCAAAGCCGTCACCACCAAAACGAAGCTCATCTCTGAGAATTTCTGATGACCACACAGATGATTCTGACATGAAAGAACCAAAGATAACTAGTGTGCAGCAAGTGCTTCACACCTCCAGGGAAATGATGCTACCACTTGAGATTTCAAATACACCTTCAAGAACAGAAGGCTTTTCTCCACCAAACCAACAGGATGTTTCTTGGGTCAGTCAGGAAGATAATGATTCAAATAGTACTCAATTTATTACTCCAGAAATTCCATCATATAAAGAGGAAGGAGGGGAACAGCATCACTATGCAGATCTGTGGCTCCTCAATGACTTGAAATCAAGTGATCCTTATAGGTCTTTATCAAACTCAAGCACTGCTACAGGTACTACTGTCATAGAATGCATCAAATCACCAGAAAGTTCAGAGTCACAAAATTCCCAGCCTGAATCTCCTGCCACCACTCCTTCCCTTCCTTCAGTTGAGAATGAATTCAAATTAGCTTCACCAGAAAAGCTGGCTGGATTAGCATCTCCATCAAGTGGTTATTCAAGTCAGTCTGAAACACCTACTTCATCCTTTCCTACTCCTTTCTTCTCAGGACCATTGTCACCTGGTGGTAACAAAAGAAAACCAAAGGTCCCAGAAAGGAAGTCCTCTTTACAGCATCCATCTAAATGTGGAAATCTCTTTCTAGGCAAAGAAATAGAACTTCCAACTATACCTCCTACACATCATCACCTAAGTGCTCTTCATGTGTTGCATAAACCTTTGCCATACAGACCACAAGTACATGCTTTTAGCCATGTCAATCAAAATCTGCCAGAGGATGAACTTAATCCAAACTCATCACCTGCCCTTGCCATAACACCTTCAGTGCTAAAATCTGTCCATCTAAGATCAGTCAACAAGCAAAACAGGGAGTCCAGACTCAAAGAATGCACTAACATATTGTGTACACAAGATCCTACAATAATTGTTGAGACATATCCCCCTGAAAAAACAAGTGTGCCAGCTCCTAGGAAATCAATACTACGCCAGTTCTCTACTGAGGAAGCCATGCTACCATATATTGATGCATCACCTGTTGATACAAGCCCAGAAATGTTTTTCCAAGGAAGCGCTCTCTTTACAGGACATGGTTTATACAAACCAGAGGTTACAGCACCTTTGATTAACAAAGCTAAAGAAACCGAACCAGAAAAACATCCAAAGTATCGGGCTGAAGAAATTATAGAAGAAACTATTTTCACAGCACAACCAGAAACCATTACAAAATATGTAATGGATTACTCTGTCAATATTAGTGATGTTGCTACTGAGCAAAAGAGACCTTCCCAAGAGGAATGGCACCTCAAACCAGAACAAGAATCACAATTACATTGTGAACCATTAGTTATATCTGAGCCTGTCAAAATAGTTAACACTGGGGTTAATATAAAAGACAGAAGTGCTGAGGTGTCTTCATTGCCCAGAAATGAGCCTAACATAAGCAACAATAACAAAGTGCCTGGAAAAACTCTCAACTTTGAATCAGAGATCTCAACTTTAAATCCACTCAGTGACGAATGTCCAGAGCAGGAATATGAAATTGTATCAGGTATTCCTACCCAAAGTGCCTCAGATGACAGCAAAGGGGAAGACATAATGGAAAGCATTGATGACATCTCATGGAAAG AAACCTCTATGAGCGAAGACTCACTTGTATCACCAATGAGTGAGGATTCCCAAGCTGACAGTGACGATGTGTTTATATCACCTAACAAACCCCGCACTACTGAGGATCTATTTGCAGTCATCCATAG ATCTAAAAGGAAAGTTTTGGGCAGGAAAGATTCTGGAGAGGGAAGTGTTAAAAGCAAAACAAGAGCTTTACCATTATCTGCACCTGTACCAGTACCAGCACCAGCACCTGCACCAGTCCAACAGCCTACACCACCAGGTTCTCAGCGGTCTGCAGGTCTTATCTACAGGAATGCCAAAAAATCAAATACATCAAATGAAGAATTTAAGCTGCTCCTCTTGAAAAAGGGCAGCAGGTCTGATACCAGTTACCGCATGTCAGCTACAGAAATACTGAAGAGCCCAGTAACTCCTAAGTCGATTGGAGATTTACCCCTTGACTCCTCTAGCTCTGAAGAACCTGGACAGTTGTCCCCTGGTAGTGATGCTTTTTCACCATTATCACCATGTTCTCCTAGGGTCATTTCTGAAGGGTTTTCAACAAAGACTGCCGCCTCTAGAGTCGGAAGGTCTCGTGTGCCACCGGTTGCAAGCAGCAGCCGTTACAGTGTTAGGTGCCGGCTATACAATGCTCCAATGCAGGCCATTTCTGAAGGTGAGACAGAGAATTCAGATGGCAGTCCTCACGATGACAGATCTTCACAAAGCTCAACGTAG